A section of the Salarchaeum sp. JOR-1 genome encodes:
- a CDS encoding CPBP family intramembrane glutamic endopeptidase, with the protein MSLTEHTSSFTKRFGVMLLAGMPGILALSGYIYLTTPPTTLPPGLSLPLFTVSAAVNSLLLLAVACLVRTYTAPRVGLPSYILDWARTGDDVWRRLRPEVRPAMVLGVIGGLLILLLDVALAPFVAQDVPQSAIGATDRTVMNVLAYAPVRFLYGGITEELLLRYGRLSALAFIGWILTGRQSGGLGSGVMWTAIVISAVLFGIGHLPALAQSVTLTPVLVARTILLNAIAGVLFGWLYWQRSLEAAMVSHAAFHVPLVALSLVQVALL; encoded by the coding sequence ATGTCCCTAACTGAGCATACCTCCTCCTTCACAAAGCGGTTTGGCGTGATGCTGTTAGCCGGTATGCCTGGAATCCTCGCTCTCAGTGGGTACATCTATCTCACGACACCGCCGACCACCCTCCCACCTGGTCTATCGCTTCCGCTATTCACTGTGTCTGCCGCGGTCAACTCACTTCTTCTGCTCGCCGTTGCGTGTCTAGTCAGGACGTACACTGCTCCGCGAGTAGGGCTGCCATCGTACATTCTCGACTGGGCGAGGACAGGCGACGACGTCTGGCGACGCCTCCGGCCCGAGGTTCGACCTGCCATGGTTCTCGGCGTCATCGGGGGCCTACTGATACTGCTCCTTGATGTCGCGCTGGCGCCGTTCGTCGCTCAGGACGTGCCTCAGTCCGCAATCGGAGCGACCGATAGGACTGTGATGAATGTCCTCGCGTATGCACCCGTCAGATTCCTCTACGGGGGCATCACGGAGGAGCTACTGCTCCGCTACGGCCGCCTGTCAGCGCTCGCATTCATCGGTTGGATACTCACCGGCCGTCAGTCGGGCGGCCTCGGATCGGGAGTCATGTGGACCGCGATCGTAATCTCTGCAGTGCTATTCGGGATCGGCCATCTCCCGGCGCTTGCACAGTCCGTCACCCTAACCCCGGTACTCGTCGCCCGGACGATTCTCCTGAACGCGATTGCAGGCGTCCTCTTCGGGTGGCTGTACTGGCAGCGGAGCCTCGAAGCGGCGATGGTATCCCATGCCGCCTTCCACGTCCCCTTGGTAGCACTCTCGCTCGTCCAAGTCGCGCTGCTCTGA